A window of the Bacteroidales bacterium genome harbors these coding sequences:
- a CDS encoding TIGR00730 family Rossman fold protein, producing MSSASEEKIKSAFNDKNWNEIKTEDSWRIFKIMSEFVEGYEKMSRIGPCVSIFGSARTPPDHEHYKMAEEIAFKLTQFGYGIITGGGPGIMEAGNLGAMRGKGRSVGLNINLPFEQSHNLFIDSDKLITFDHFFVRKTMFVKYAQGFIALPGGFGTLDELFESLTLIQTEKIGKFPIVLVGKSYWEGLIHWMTEVMLKKYNYIHADDLKIFTVVDNADDAVEIINKFYSKYLLSPNF from the coding sequence ATGAGTTCAGCAAGCGAAGAAAAGATTAAAAGCGCATTTAACGATAAAAACTGGAATGAAATAAAAACCGAGGATTCCTGGCGTATATTCAAGATCATGTCGGAATTTGTGGAAGGTTATGAAAAAATGAGCAGAATAGGACCTTGTGTATCTATTTTCGGTTCAGCCCGTACTCCTCCGGATCATGAACATTATAAAATGGCGGAAGAGATAGCATTCAAACTGACCCAGTTCGGATATGGTATTATTACCGGGGGAGGACCCGGAATCATGGAAGCGGGTAATCTCGGAGCAATGAGAGGCAAAGGACGTTCGGTGGGGTTAAATATAAACCTGCCTTTTGAACAGTCACATAACCTGTTTATTGATTCCGACAAACTCATCACATTCGATCATTTTTTTGTTCGGAAAACCATGTTCGTGAAATATGCTCAGGGATTTATCGCCTTGCCGGGCGGTTTCGGAACTCTTGATGAATTATTCGAATCGTTGACATTGATCCAGACCGAGAAGATAGGGAAATTTCCTATTGTACTGGTCGGCAAGTCATATTGGGAAGGTTTGATCCATTGGATGACTGAGGTAATGCTTAAGAAGTATAATTATATCCACGCAGATGACCTTAAAATATTTACTGTAGTCGATAATGCTGATGATGCCGTTGAGATCATTAATAAGTTTTATTCAAAATATTTATTAAGCCCTAACTTTTAA